Genomic DNA from Desulfonema ishimotonii:
CGGGCGGTCGGAATTTGTGAAAAGAATAACCGGACGCAGGCGGGTACTCTATGTGTCAAGTGCTTTTCGGACTGCCCTGCCCATCTCACTGATTTGAAAGGGTTTCTCAAGACAGGTGCCCGCGCCCAGTTTCTGCATACGCCGGATCTGCCGGAATTCGGGAAAGCCGCTCACAACGACCGCCTTCTGCCCCGGATGCCGTTCAAGGATCTGCCTGTAGGTTTCATAGCCGCACATGCCCGGCGTCATGAGCAGATCCAGCAAAATCAGATCGACACTGTTTTCTGTCAGATACGCGACAGCCGCCTCTCCGCTGCCCACGGCCGAGGCCGAATAGCCGAGCTTGGTCAGCATGGCGGTGGCGATCTCCCGCTGATCCGCCTCATCATCGACGACCAGGACTGATTCGCCGTTCCCCGTATATTTTACCCGCGCGTCTGCTGCGGACCTGACCGGCGCGACCGGTTTTATCGCCGGGAAGAAGAGGGTCACCGTTGTGCCCGTTCCCTCACGGACCTGAACGTCCGCATAACCGTCATGGTCTTTGACAATGCCCCACACGACCGCCATCCCCAGGCCCGTGCCCTGCCGCTTCATTACCTGTCTGGTGTAAAACGGCTCGAAAATTTTTTCCATATCCGCGGGGCCTGTGTCTGTGCCGGGATCTGAAACCGACAGAACCACATAATTGCCCGGCGGAACCAGTTCATATCCGCTGAAGGCTGTCCGCAGATACCGGTTTTCTGTGGCGATGCGGATTTCACCGCCGTCCGGCATCGACTCGGCGGCATTATGAATCAGGTTTATAATGCCCCTGAAGATATGGGCGGGAGATGCGTTGATCTCCCGGATCGCGGGGTCAGAACGGATGCGTATGGCAATATGGGAAAACCGGTGCTTTAAGCGCTTATATTCCGGCCTCGCCATTTTCCGGGTCATCAGATCATTCAGGTTGACCGCTTTTTTGAAGCTCACATCATTTCCGGAGAGGATGAGCAAATCCCGGACAATGGCCGCCGCTTTCTCCCCGGACTCTTTGATGCACAGAAGCGGATTTTTCAAAGGGCTGTCACCCGGGAGGTCCAGCAGCAGCAATTCGGGATAGGTGACAATGCCGGATAGGATATTGTTGAGATCATGGGCCACGCCGCCTGCGAGGGTGCTGATCGCCTCCGTTTTTTTTGAGTGGCGAACCTGTGACGCCATCTCCTTTTTGCGGGTGATGTCCCGTATGAAAGAGAGAATGGCCGGGGCTCCGTGCCAGTCAATCCGCACCGAGTCGGCCTGTACCCACAGCGGGCCGAGGGATTTGTTTAATATTCTGAAAGAATGAGAAAAATTAATAATTTCCCCATCCAGACACTGGTGAATTTTGCTGAATATATCCGCTCTGTCTTTCGGATGAATAAATACGCCGATATCCTGATCCGGTTCTGTCTGTGTATGGCCGGTGAGCGCGGATAATGCCGGGTTTGCGAATTGAATGTGTCTGTCCTGAAAAACCAGTATGGCGTCATTTGCATTTTCAAGCAACAGGCGGTAACGGGCCTTGCCTTCCCTCTGTGCGATTCCGGTTTCCCGCAGGCGTTTCACTTCTGCCTGCATTTCGTCCTGGGCAGCGATTCTGTCTTTCAGCTCGTCTGAGAGTTTTTTGAAACAGGCTGTCAGATCGCCCAGTTCATTTTTCGGACAGACAGACGGGAGCCGGAAGTTGAAATTTCCGCTGTGAATTTGCCGGGCCGCTTCGGTCAGGGCTTTGACGGGCCGGGCCATTCCTGATGCCACAAAGATGGTGAAAGCTGTCAGAAACAGAAGGACAGAGCCGGTTAAACAGAGGCACAGCGTCAGCAGGGTATGAACAGAATTTCTGATTTCTCCTGATTCCTCGTTAATTTCCCTGAGCGCATCCTGGGCAAGTGTTTCAGACCTGATCTGAAACTCGCGGACCATCGGCTCAATGGCGTTTTCAAACAGCCTGTCCGCACTCTCCGTATCGCCGTGCTTCAGGTGATCCAGCATTCTGGAGATCAGCGAGTCAAGCTTTGACAGCCGGTCCGCCATCTTGGCAATGCTTTTCAACTCGATCTCTTCTCCGAATTTTTCTTCTGCCTCTGACAGCCGCTTCCCTTCCTGGGTATTGCTGCGAAGCCGGGGGATGACCTCCCTGAGTTTCGTGACCCCCCGGCTGATTTCATGGGTGGCGCGCTGTATTTCCAGGGCACGGTTCTCACGGGTTTCGATCAGGAGTTCCCTGAGATTGGACTGGACTCTGAGGGCATTAACGAGCAATTCAGTGGCGTTAAACGCCTCATTGACATTGCTGACGGAGATTTCATCGAGGCTTTGCCGAATATCCCGTATCCGCAGCAGGATGAGGCCGCAGAACAGGGCGGTCAGCAGCGCAATCGCGATATAGCCGGAAATAATTTTCTGATAAAGATTCATCTTCGTCATGGTGATCTCTTCTCCTCCTGTGGTGGCGGAAGTGGCGCAGCATATCCGATGGCCAGCATCAGGCCCCCCACAGCCAGAAACGAAACGATCCGTGCCACGGTGCCGCTGCCATCCAGATCGACGGCGAAGAGTTTCAGTACCACGGCCCCCAGCAATACCGCGCCTGTGAACCAGATGCGCCGTCGCTGTTTTCCTGCGGCAACCCGCATGATGCCGAAGGCGGTCAGGGTCCAGAGAATGGAGATGGCGGCCTGAAACAGCACCGAGTGGTACAGGGAAGATTCGGTAAAGGGCACGCCTGCCCCGAAATGGACGGTGCGGGCCACCACGGCGTTGAGCCAGAGAAAGATTTCAGCCGATACAGCGCAGTAAAGAAAATGCTGTGCCGGGGCCGATATTTTCAGATGCGTTTCCCTGCCGGAGAGCTGAATCAGGCGGAGCAGCACCATGAAACCGAATATCTGGGCCAGGTCGATGGGGGTGAGCAGGGGCAGCCAGGGCAGGGGATCGGGATAACCGGGGCGGAAGCAGGCGGCCATTTCCCACAGGCCGATAAAGAGGCCCAGGGTGGCCGGGCC
This window encodes:
- a CDS encoding response regulator, with product MTKMNLYQKIISGYIAIALLTALFCGLILLRIRDIRQSLDEISVSNVNEAFNATELLVNALRVQSNLRELLIETRENRALEIQRATHEISRGVTKLREVIPRLRSNTQEGKRLSEAEEKFGEEIELKSIAKMADRLSKLDSLISRMLDHLKHGDTESADRLFENAIEPMVREFQIRSETLAQDALREINEESGEIRNSVHTLLTLCLCLTGSVLLFLTAFTIFVASGMARPVKALTEAARQIHSGNFNFRLPSVCPKNELGDLTACFKKLSDELKDRIAAQDEMQAEVKRLRETGIAQREGKARYRLLLENANDAILVFQDRHIQFANPALSALTGHTQTEPDQDIGVFIHPKDRADIFSKIHQCLDGEIINFSHSFRILNKSLGPLWVQADSVRIDWHGAPAILSFIRDITRKKEMASQVRHSKKTEAISTLAGGVAHDLNNILSGIVTYPELLLLDLPGDSPLKNPLLCIKESGEKAAAIVRDLLILSGNDVSFKKAVNLNDLMTRKMARPEYKRLKHRFSHIAIRIRSDPAIREINASPAHIFRGIINLIHNAAESMPDGGEIRIATENRYLRTAFSGYELVPPGNYVVLSVSDPGTDTGPADMEKIFEPFYTRQVMKRQGTGLGMAVVWGIVKDHDGYADVQVREGTGTTVTLFFPAIKPVAPVRSAADARVKYTGNGESVLVVDDEADQREIATAMLTKLGYSASAVGSGEAAVAYLTENSVDLILLDLLMTPGMCGYETYRQILERHPGQKAVVVSGFPEFRQIRRMQKLGAGTCLEKPFQISEMGRAVRKALDT